One Acidobacteriota bacterium genomic window carries:
- a CDS encoding NHL repeat-containing protein, which produces MPIWKSSSPARKIVFLLVFIFILAAAFAVYRLVFKKQVPTNPQAIGQVLTLAGAGYTGVENGQARQAAFSDPFGIAVDDDGNIYVADAGQCNCIRRINAQGNVETVAGFDEGFNDGSAGQAKFNTPSAIAFDNNGNLIIADTSNNRLRKLDKKGQVTTLAGTGNTGFKDGSASEAEFDSPIGVAVDEEGVVYVADTYNDRIRKISKDGEVTTLAGTGAAGYQDGEAQSAMFDTPGGIAVDKLGNIFVADTGNDAIRKISKQGEVTTIAGGLQNNDEANADKPIRQPVGLALTHDGFLFIASSGNGRVYRLSPESSLTIYAGFTSGFNEGIGEQAKFNGISGIALDREGNLFVADSNNFLIRKVAPGTNNSIAQNSDRADAPFIQPAINNEANGNSQQIETAIPRIDKEVLNIASPFPYPLSPQSEWHEFAGVVGEVRGWFNGEARDHFHSGLDVVGKMGDNCLSVMDEKVTAPIANWGFNDTGEGLRVGLISYIHIRIGRTAKDEILDAKFKPRFDTSKNLSLDSGSKLIGVRVRRGTRFRVGDFIGTLNRLNHVHMNVGPRNGEANAIAFPFANFKDTVAPVIEPNGIEITSPDGKPFKEKSQGRLVITGDVAIQVTAYDRIDGNGASRKLGLYRVGYQLLTDTRAPVKGFEQPLINIEFNRLPAAMDAVKLAYAEGSGVSAYGTPTKFKYLVTNRVRDGQAQPGWLRTSLIAPGNYILKIIAEDFTGNRVADGASEILLTIK; this is translated from the coding sequence ATGCCAATCTGGAAATCTTCATCACCTGCGCGAAAAATAGTTTTTCTTCTGGTTTTTATTTTCATTCTCGCTGCTGCTTTTGCCGTCTATCGGTTGGTTTTTAAAAAGCAAGTTCCGACAAACCCCCAGGCAATCGGACAGGTGTTGACACTTGCGGGAGCCGGTTACACGGGCGTTGAAAATGGACAGGCGCGACAGGCGGCGTTTAGTGACCCGTTCGGCATCGCGGTTGACGATGATGGCAATATCTACGTTGCAGACGCCGGTCAGTGCAACTGTATTCGTCGCATCAACGCGCAAGGCAATGTCGAAACCGTTGCCGGTTTTGATGAAGGATTTAATGACGGTTCGGCTGGTCAAGCGAAATTCAACACGCCCTCGGCGATTGCCTTTGATAACAATGGCAATCTCATCATTGCCGATACCTCGAACAATCGACTTCGCAAACTCGATAAAAAAGGTCAGGTTACGACGCTTGCAGGAACCGGAAACACCGGCTTCAAAGATGGCAGCGCAAGCGAAGCCGAGTTTGATTCGCCCATCGGCGTAGCGGTTGATGAAGAGGGCGTTGTGTATGTCGCGGACACCTATAACGACCGGATTAGAAAAATTTCTAAAGACGGGGAAGTGACGACACTTGCCGGAACGGGCGCTGCCGGTTATCAGGACGGCGAAGCGCAAAGCGCGATGTTTGATACGCCAGGCGGCATTGCCGTCGATAAACTCGGCAATATTTTTGTCGCCGACACCGGCAACGACGCCATCAGGAAAATCAGTAAACAGGGTGAAGTAACGACGATTGCGGGCGGCTTGCAAAATAATGATGAAGCGAATGCCGATAAGCCGATTCGCCAACCTGTCGGACTCGCTTTAACTCACGACGGATTTCTATTTATCGCAAGCAGCGGCAACGGTCGCGTTTATCGCTTGTCTCCCGAAAGCTCATTAACGATTTATGCGGGATTCACCTCGGGCTTTAATGAAGGCATCGGCGAACAGGCAAAGTTCAACGGCATTTCGGGGATTGCGCTTGATCGCGAAGGAAATCTGTTCGTCGCCGACAGCAATAATTTTTTAATTCGCAAAGTCGCGCCGGGAACTAATAATTCAATTGCGCAAAATTCAGATCGCGCAGATGCGCCGTTTATTCAACCGGCAATAAACAACGAAGCGAATGGCAACTCGCAACAGATTGAAACGGCGATTCCGAGAATTGATAAAGAAGTATTGAACATCGCTTCGCCGTTTCCTTATCCGCTCAGTCCGCAAAGCGAGTGGCATGAGTTTGCCGGTGTGGTCGGGGAAGTGCGCGGCTGGTTCAACGGTGAAGCGCGCGATCATTTTCATAGCGGACTCGACGTGGTCGGTAAAATGGGCGACAACTGTTTGTCGGTGATGGATGAAAAAGTGACTGCGCCGATTGCCAACTGGGGCTTTAATGATACCGGTGAAGGCTTGCGCGTCGGTTTGATCAGCTACATACACATTCGCATTGGGCGAACTGCAAAAGACGAAATTTTAGATGCTAAATTCAAACCGCGATTCGATACGAGTAAAAATCTATCGCTTGATTCAGGTAGTAAGTTAATCGGTGTGCGCGTCAGGCGCGGCACGCGATTTCGCGTTGGCGATTTTATCGGCACCTTGAATCGCTTGAATCATGTTCACATGAATGTCGGCCCGCGCAATGGTGAAGCCAACGCCATCGCTTTTCCCTTTGCAAATTTCAAAGACACGGTTGCGCCCGTTATTGAACCAAATGGCATTGAAATCACTTCGCCTGATGGCAAACCGTTTAAAGAAAAATCGCAGGGGCGTTTGGTTATCACCGGCGATGTGGCGATTCAGGTGACCGCTTATGATCGCATCGATGGCAATGGCGCGAGCCGCAAACTGGGACTCTATCGCGTGGGTTATCAGTTGTTGACCGACACGCGCGCGCCAGTGAAAGGTTTTGAACAGCCGCTGATTAATATCGAATTCAATCGTCTGCCTGCGGCAATGGATGCCGTAAAGCTTGCTTATGCTGAAGGCAGCGGGGTGAGCGCCTATGGAACGCCAACAAAATTCAAATACCTGGTGACCAATCGGGTTCGTGATGGGCAGGCGCAGCCGGGATGGCTTCGCACATCATTGATTGCGCCGGGTAATTATATTTTAAAAATCATTGCCGAAGATTTTACCGGCAATCGCGTGGCTGATGGGGCGTCGGAAATTTTGCTGACGATAAAGTGA
- a CDS encoding IS630 family transposase gives MLPFRLTISTPLCKEMEQALQSAQRRGDLRLVKRLLAIFALRDSHSPEHLADLLKVSVAAVLDWAKNFLCYNLKGLQEKKAPGRPAKLTKSQKRQLAALIDSGPSACGFSAACWRSPMIQHLIHQTFGVFYSVFYIAQLLKSLGFSYQKAKFVAHHLDQDKRQLWQQKTLQEAIELARQQNAYLLFGDEASFPQWGTLSYTWSRRGQQPEVKTSGKRKAYKVFGLIDYFTGKLFSQATQERLTSASYEAFLTQVLAQSNRPIVLIQDGARYHTSKAMQAFFGKHADRLTVFQLPSYSPDFNPIEKLWKKIKEQETHLHYFATFESLKEKVEQALVKFANAPKEILALFGFAA, from the coding sequence ATGTTACCCTTTCGTCTTACCATATCTACGCCGCTTTGCAAAGAGATGGAGCAGGCTTTGCAGTCCGCTCAACGCCGTGGCGACCTTCGCCTCGTCAAACGCCTACTCGCCATCTTCGCTCTACGCGATTCCCATTCTCCCGAACACCTCGCCGACTTACTCAAAGTTTCCGTCGCTGCCGTCCTTGATTGGGCCAAGAACTTTCTCTGCTACAACCTCAAGGGCTTGCAAGAGAAAAAAGCTCCCGGGCGACCTGCAAAACTGACGAAATCCCAAAAGCGTCAACTCGCCGCCTTGATTGATTCAGGACCAAGCGCCTGCGGCTTCTCGGCGGCTTGTTGGCGTTCACCGATGATTCAACATCTGATTCACCAAACCTTTGGCGTCTTTTACTCGGTCTTCTACATCGCGCAGTTGCTCAAAAGTCTCGGCTTCTCCTATCAAAAAGCCAAATTTGTCGCCCACCACCTCGACCAGGACAAGCGCCAACTCTGGCAACAAAAGACCTTACAGGAGGCTATCGAACTGGCGCGCCAACAAAATGCTTATCTGTTGTTTGGCGATGAAGCGAGCTTTCCACAATGGGGGACGCTCTCCTACACTTGGTCACGACGCGGGCAACAACCCGAAGTCAAAACCTCTGGCAAAAGAAAAGCCTACAAAGTCTTCGGCTTGATTGACTATTTCACCGGCAAGTTGTTTTCTCAAGCGACCCAAGAGCGTCTGACCTCGGCAAGTTATGAAGCCTTTCTGACGCAGGTACTGGCACAAAGCAACCGCCCAATCGTCTTGATTCAAGATGGGGCGCGCTATCACACCTCAAAGGCGATGCAAGCATTCTTTGGCAAACACGCCGACCGCTTAACGGTCTTTCAACTACCGAGTTACTCGCCAGACTTCAACCCCATTGAAAAGCTGTGGAAAAAAATCAAAGAGCAAGAAACCCACCTACATTACTTTGCGACCTTTGAGTCGTTAAAAGAAAAGGTCGAACAAGCATTGGTAAAATTTGCCAATGCCCCCAAAGAGATTTTGGCCTTATTCGGCTTTGCCGCCTAA
- a CDS encoding twin-arginine translocation signal domain-containing protein: MSTYHDEQIVIKDDDEMMESHNSKRKPRLSRRKFVRHAAIGTAAAGAALALKGGTGESRHHRHGSLNYSF; the protein is encoded by the coding sequence ATGTCAACTTATCATGATGAGCAAATAGTCATCAAGGACGATGACGAAATGATGGAATCACACAACAGCAAGAGAAAGCCAAGACTCTCTCGGCGGAAGTTTGTTCGCCATGCCGCAATTGGAACGGCTGCCGCCGGGGCTGCGCTTGCGCTGAAAGGCGGCACTGGCGAAAGCCGCCATCACCGCCACGGCTCCTTGAACTATAGCTTTTAA
- the sat gene encoding sulfate adenylyltransferase, whose translation METIPAHGGRLINRELTGIARETLLERTPAMPKINLKPREVSDLEMIANGAFSPLEGFMCEDDYSAVRGNKHLASGLPWTLPVTLSTDDDFANKIKEGEDLALYSDDHLLGVLHLEQKYRYDKQREAERVYLTTETAHPGVAALYAQGDWLLGGKISLLNRPRNVSFPAYRLDPAETREAFTKKGWHRVVAFQTRNPIHRAHEYIIKCALEVVDGLLLHPIVGETKSDDIPADVRMNCYEAMLQNYFPKTRTMLSVNPAAMRYAGPREAVFHAIIRKNYGCTHFIVGRDHAGVGNYYGTYDAHYIFNEFDAEALGITPMFFDHTFFCRVCEGMASNKTCPHDSSQHVALSGTKVRETLSQGEMPPKEFSRPEVAAILIESMKK comes from the coding sequence ATGGAAACCATACCGGCGCACGGCGGACGTTTAATCAATCGCGAACTCACAGGCATTGCCCGCGAAACCCTTCTGGAGCGCACCCCCGCGATGCCGAAAATCAATTTAAAACCCCGCGAAGTTTCTGACCTCGAAATGATTGCCAATGGCGCGTTTTCGCCGCTCGAAGGGTTTATGTGCGAAGACGATTACAGCGCGGTTCGCGGCAATAAACATCTGGCATCGGGATTGCCGTGGACCCTTCCCGTGACGCTTTCAACCGATGATGATTTCGCAAATAAAATAAAAGAAGGCGAAGACCTGGCGCTCTACAGTGATGACCATCTGCTTGGCGTATTGCACCTCGAACAAAAATACCGCTACGACAAACAGCGCGAAGCCGAGCGCGTCTATCTCACAACTGAAACCGCGCATCCCGGCGTGGCGGCGCTTTACGCGCAGGGCGACTGGCTGCTTGGCGGAAAAATCAGTTTGCTGAACCGCCCGCGCAATGTGAGTTTCCCCGCCTATCGCCTCGATCCTGCCGAGACCCGCGAAGCGTTTACCAAAAAAGGCTGGCATCGCGTCGTCGCTTTTCAAACCCGCAACCCGATTCATCGCGCCCACGAATACATCATTAAATGCGCGCTCGAAGTGGTCGATGGACTCCTGTTGCATCCGATTGTCGGCGAAACCAAATCCGATGACATTCCTGCGGACGTGCGCATGAATTGTTACGAAGCGATGTTGCAGAATTATTTTCCGAAAACCCGCACGATGTTATCTGTCAATCCTGCGGCGATGCGTTATGCGGGACCACGCGAAGCGGTGTTTCACGCGATTATCAGAAAAAATTATGGCTGCACGCATTTCATCGTCGGGCGCGACCACGCGGGTGTGGGCAATTATTACGGCACTTATGACGCGCACTATATTTTTAATGAATTCGACGCCGAAGCTTTAGGTATCACACCGATGTTTTTTGACCACACCTTTTTCTGCCGGGTGTGTGAAGGCATGGCATCGAACAAGACCTGCCCGCATGATTCAAGCCAGCACGTCGCGCTTTCGGGTACGAAAGTGCGCGAGACGCTCTCACAAGGCGAAATGCCGCCGAAAGAATTTTCGCGTCCCGAAGTCGCCGCCATCTTGATTGAATCAATGAAGAAGTGA
- a CDS encoding zinc-ribbon domain containing protein — MYEYNDKRLTCQDCGQEFTFTAGEQQFFADKGLKNEPKRCKDCKVKKNERILAVAQAYAHALPKERVEVAVRCALCATPTTVPFNPNQGRPVYCRDCFLKMKASSTRFNSELV, encoded by the coding sequence GTGTACGAATACAACGACAAAAGACTGACCTGTCAGGATTGCGGTCAGGAGTTTACCTTTACCGCAGGCGAGCAACAGTTTTTTGCAGACAAAGGATTAAAGAACGAACCGAAACGGTGCAAGGATTGCAAAGTCAAAAAGAACGAACGAATTTTGGCGGTGGCTCAAGCCTATGCTCATGCGCTTCCCAAAGAACGTGTCGAAGTCGCCGTCCGTTGCGCCTTGTGCGCGACGCCAACAACCGTTCCCTTTAATCCAAATCAAGGAAGACCGGTATATTGCCGCGATTGTTTTCTAAAGATGAAAGCCTCATCTACACGATTTAATTCGGAATTGGTTTAA
- a CDS encoding uracil-DNA glycosylase, producing the protein MAEESNQTLIDISLQLKAQLEFYAELGITDIGGALRDEQFLQMLKQIAPREIVSSTPVETHDEPTTEMVAAPEIARSPAKPESLASEPSKIDIAAVQKIAAPPPEVLPPVGLFADLVSDAGKPAKSSGLPILSTLPADKFLEDIRADIGDCTRCKLHEHRKHIVFGEGNPQARLMFIGEGPGADEDATGRPFVGRAGQLLDKIIAAIGKKREDVFIANVVKCRPPQNRAPEKDETDACEGFLFRQIKLINPKVIVALGSPAFQCLFRTKEAISRARGEFREWNGYQVMPTFHPAYLLRSPDKKREAWEDMKKVRDYLAEIGN; encoded by the coding sequence ATGGCGGAAGAGAGCAATCAGACCTTGATAGACATTAGTTTGCAACTGAAAGCGCAACTGGAATTTTACGCTGAACTCGGCATCACCGATATCGGCGGCGCGTTGCGTGATGAACAATTTTTGCAGATGCTCAAACAGATTGCGCCACGCGAAATCGTTAGCTCAACGCCTGTGGAAACGCATGACGAACCAACCACCGAAATGGTTGCTGCGCCTGAAATCGCCAGGTCGCCTGCAAAACCTGAAAGTCTTGCAAGTGAACCATCGAAGATTGACATTGCTGCGGTTCAAAAAATCGCAGCCCCCCCGCCGGAAGTTTTGCCACCGGTCGGATTATTCGCAGACCTGGTTTCGGATGCCGGCAAGCCGGCGAAATCAAGCGGGCTGCCGATTCTTTCAACACTCCCTGCGGATAAATTTCTTGAAGACATTCGCGCCGACATCGGCGATTGCACACGGTGCAAATTGCACGAGCATCGCAAACACATCGTTTTCGGTGAAGGCAATCCGCAGGCGCGGTTGATGTTTATCGGTGAAGGGCCGGGCGCGGATGAAGACGCCACCGGTCGCCCGTTTGTCGGACGCGCCGGGCAATTGCTCGATAAAATCATCGCCGCCATCGGCAAAAAACGCGAAGACGTATTCATCGCAAACGTGGTCAAATGTCGTCCCCCGCAAAACCGCGCGCCGGAAAAAGATGAAACCGATGCCTGCGAAGGATTTCTTTTCCGACAGATTAAACTCATCAATCCGAAAGTCATTGTGGCGCTCGGTTCACCGGCATTTCAGTGTCTGTTCAGAACCAAAGAAGCCATCAGTCGGGCGCGCGGCGAGTTCAGAGAGTGGAATGGCTATCAGGTGATGCCGACGTTTCATCCTGCTTACCTGTTGCGGTCGCCGGATAAAAAACGTGAAGCCTGGGAAGATATGAAAAAAGTTCGCGATTACTTAGCCGAGATTGGCAACTAG